Proteins co-encoded in one Malus sylvestris chromosome 9, drMalSylv7.2, whole genome shotgun sequence genomic window:
- the LOC126634452 gene encoding DEAD-box ATP-dependent RNA helicase 20 isoform X3, producing the protein MSRYDSRSGDPTSYRDRRSDSGFGGATGYGGSARSSSSRRDSDGAESPRKLDLDGLIPFEKNFYVESPEVEKMSEVEVEEYRKRREITVEGRDVPKPIKSFRDTGFPEYVLEEVTKAGFVEPTPIQAQGWPMALKGRDLIGIAETGSGKTLAYLLPAIVHVNAQPILSPGDGPIVLVLAPTRELAVQIQQEATKFGSSSKIKSTCIYGGVPKGPQVRDLQKGVEIVIATPGRLIDMMESHHTNLRRVTYLVLDEADRMLDMGFDPQIRKIVSQIRPDRQTLYWSATWPKEVEQLARQFLYNPYKVIIGSPDLKANHSIRQIVDIITENQKYNKLVKLLEDIMDGSRILIFMDTKKGCDQITRQLRMDGWPALSIHGDKSQAERDWVLSEFKAGKSPIMTATDVAARGLGKVLECIGFAFGLW; encoded by the exons ATGAGCCGCTACGACAGCCGCTCCGGCGACCCTACTTCCTACCGTGACCGGAGAAG TGATTCCGGTTTTGGTGGGGCAACCGGCTATGGTGGCTCAGCACGGTCTTCGTCAAGCAGGAGGGATAGTGATGGTGCTGAGTCACCAAGGAagttggatttggatggattgaTACCTTTTGAGAAGAATTTCTATGTTGAGTCGCCTGAAGTGGAAAAAATGTCAGAGGTTGAGGTTGAGGAATATAGGAAACGGAGGGAAATTACTGTTGAAGGCCGGGATGTTCCAAAACCCATCAAGAGTTTCCGTGACACTGGGTTTCCag AATACGTTTTGGAAGAAGTTACAAAGGCTGGATTTGTGGAACCTACACCAATCCAAGCTCAAGGATGGCCAATGGCTTTGAAAGGTCGTGATCTCATTGGTATTGCTGAAACAGGATCAGGGAAGACACTAGCCTACCTGTTGCCTGCAATCGTCCATGTCAATGCCCAACCAATTCTAT CTCCTGGAGATGGCCCGATAGTTCTAGTTTTAGCTCCAACCCGTGAACTTGCTGTTCAAATCCAACAAGAGGCTACTAAATTTGGTTCATCGTCAAAAATTAAAAGCACATGCATATATGGTGGGGTTCCAAAGGGACCTCAAGTTCGTGATCTGCAGAAAG GAGTTGAGATTGTAATTGCTACACCAGGAAGATTGATTGATATGATGGAATCACATCATACCAACTTGCGAAGGGTCACTTACCTTGTATTGGACGAAGCCGATCGGATGCTAGACATGGGGTTTGACCCTCAGATAAGGAAGATTGTTTCACAG ATTCGCCCAGACCGTCAAACATTATACTGGAGTGCTACCTGGCCAAAGGAGGTTGAACAACTGGCGAGGCAGTTCCTTTACAACCCATACAAA GTGATAATAGGCTCTCCAGATTTGAAAGCTAACCATTCGATCCGCCAAATCGTTGACATAATTACTGAAAATCAGAAATATAACAA ATTGGTAAAGTTGCTCGAGGATATCATGGATGGCAGCAGAATATTGATATTCATGGATACTAAGAAAGGATGTGATCAGATCACTCGGCAGCTCCGCATGGATGGTTGGCCTGCTCTTTCGATTCATGGTGACAAGAGTCAAGCAGAAAGGGATTGGGTCCTCTCCGAGTTTAAAGCAGGCAAGAGCCCCATAATGACTGCAACAGATGTTGCTGCTCGTGGTCTAG GTAAGGTTTTGGAGTGCATCGGATTTGCCTTTGGTCTTTGGTAG
- the LOC126634452 gene encoding DEAD-box ATP-dependent RNA helicase 20 isoform X1 — translation MSRYDSRSGDPTSYRDRRSDSGFGGATGYGGSARSSSSRRDSDGAESPRKLDLDGLIPFEKNFYVESPEVEKMSEVEVEEYRKRREITVEGRDVPKPIKSFRDTGFPEYVLEEVTKAGFVEPTPIQAQGWPMALKGRDLIGIAETGSGKTLAYLLPAIVHVNAQPILSPGDGPIVLVLAPTRELAVQIQQEATKFGSSSKIKSTCIYGGVPKGPQVRDLQKGVEIVIATPGRLIDMMESHHTNLRRVTYLVLDEADRMLDMGFDPQIRKIVSQIRPDRQTLYWSATWPKEVEQLARQFLYNPYKVIIGSPDLKANHSIRQIVDIITENQKYNKLVKLLEDIMDGSRILIFMDTKKGCDQITRQLRMDGWPALSIHGDKSQAERDWVLSEFKAGKSPIMTATDVAARGLDVKDVKFVINYDFPGSLEDYVHRIGRTGRAGAKGTAYTFFTAANARFAKELIALLEEAGQKVSPELAAMGRGAPPPPSGHGGFRDRGRGYGGGRPWN, via the exons ATGAGCCGCTACGACAGCCGCTCCGGCGACCCTACTTCCTACCGTGACCGGAGAAG TGATTCCGGTTTTGGTGGGGCAACCGGCTATGGTGGCTCAGCACGGTCTTCGTCAAGCAGGAGGGATAGTGATGGTGCTGAGTCACCAAGGAagttggatttggatggattgaTACCTTTTGAGAAGAATTTCTATGTTGAGTCGCCTGAAGTGGAAAAAATGTCAGAGGTTGAGGTTGAGGAATATAGGAAACGGAGGGAAATTACTGTTGAAGGCCGGGATGTTCCAAAACCCATCAAGAGTTTCCGTGACACTGGGTTTCCag AATACGTTTTGGAAGAAGTTACAAAGGCTGGATTTGTGGAACCTACACCAATCCAAGCTCAAGGATGGCCAATGGCTTTGAAAGGTCGTGATCTCATTGGTATTGCTGAAACAGGATCAGGGAAGACACTAGCCTACCTGTTGCCTGCAATCGTCCATGTCAATGCCCAACCAATTCTAT CTCCTGGAGATGGCCCGATAGTTCTAGTTTTAGCTCCAACCCGTGAACTTGCTGTTCAAATCCAACAAGAGGCTACTAAATTTGGTTCATCGTCAAAAATTAAAAGCACATGCATATATGGTGGGGTTCCAAAGGGACCTCAAGTTCGTGATCTGCAGAAAG GAGTTGAGATTGTAATTGCTACACCAGGAAGATTGATTGATATGATGGAATCACATCATACCAACTTGCGAAGGGTCACTTACCTTGTATTGGACGAAGCCGATCGGATGCTAGACATGGGGTTTGACCCTCAGATAAGGAAGATTGTTTCACAG ATTCGCCCAGACCGTCAAACATTATACTGGAGTGCTACCTGGCCAAAGGAGGTTGAACAACTGGCGAGGCAGTTCCTTTACAACCCATACAAA GTGATAATAGGCTCTCCAGATTTGAAAGCTAACCATTCGATCCGCCAAATCGTTGACATAATTACTGAAAATCAGAAATATAACAA ATTGGTAAAGTTGCTCGAGGATATCATGGATGGCAGCAGAATATTGATATTCATGGATACTAAGAAAGGATGTGATCAGATCACTCGGCAGCTCCGCATGGATGGTTGGCCTGCTCTTTCGATTCATGGTGACAAGAGTCAAGCAGAAAGGGATTGGGTCCTCTCCGAGTTTAAAGCAGGCAAGAGCCCCATAATGACTGCAACAGATGTTGCTGCTCGTGGTCTAG ATGTGAAGGATGTGAAATTTGTTATTAACTATGATTTTCCTGGATCCCTTGAGGATTATGTTCACCGCATTGGCCGAACCGGAAGAGCTGGGGCAAAAGGAACAGCTTACACATTCTTTACAGCTGCTAATGCTAGGTTCGCAAAGGAACTTATTGCCTTGCTTGAGGAAGCTGGACAGAAAGTCAGTCCTGAGTTGGCAGCAATGGGTCGTGGTGCACCACCTCCCCCTTCAG GTCATGGGGGCTTTCGAGATCGTGGTAGGGGCTATGGAGGCGGTCGTCCTTGGAACTGA
- the LOC126634456 gene encoding uncharacterized protein LOC126634456 isoform X1 yields the protein MQTLSVAFPPMSARVVTVRASVDTQQRLSYNRNAPRKIQKSESPATAKPPPTVTLTTTTTRTADSVVDLLKRTPQGETVQKDELYLGYERWSPTSTKVQKRLPSPPQVQKPRSVLNAASLAYIGDCIYELYARRHFLFPPLNIEEYNDRVMAVVRCEAQDALLRKLLSDDFLSEEERNVLRWGKNIGSAKTRTKKRAGSAAYNRASSLEALLGYLYLTNMERLEEVMIKLGFSTDSSVQIISEEPKEVNGTHPSE from the exons ATGCAAACTCTATCAGTGGCTTTTCCGCCGATGAGTGCGAGAGTAGTGACAGTGAGAGCTTCCGTGGATACACAGCAAAGACTCTCGTACAACCGCAACGCCCCAAGAAAGATACAGAAAAGCGAAAGCCCCGCCACCGCCAAACCCCCTCCAACCGTCACACTAACCACCACAACTACCCGAACGGCCGACTCCGTTGTTGACCTCCTCAAACGCACACCTCAAG GGGAAACAGTACAAAAGGATGAGTTATACTTGGGCTATGAGCGATGGTCGCCTACTTCAACAAAGGTACAGAAGCGTTTGCCTAGTCCACCACAGGTACAGAAGCCTCGGTCTGTACTCAATGCGGCATCGCTAGCTTATATCGGTGATTGCATTTACGAG CTATATGCTCGCAGGCATTTTTTGTTTCCTCCCCTGAATATTGAAGAATATAATGATCGTGTGATGGCAGTTGTGCGTTGTGAAGCACAG GATGCACTGCTCCGGAAACTTCTGAGTGATGATTTTTTATCAGAAGAAGAAAG GAATGTTCTCCGGTGGGGAAAGAATATCGGTTCAGCTAAAACGCGAACAAAAAAGCGCGCTGGTTCAGCAGCTTATAACAGAGCATCTTCACTGGAAGCATTG CTTGGTTATCTCTACCTGACAAATATGGAACGTTTAGAAGAAGTCATGATAAAGTTGGGATTCTCAACTGATTCTTCCGTGCAGATAATTTCAGAGGAGCCTAAGGAGGTAAACG GCACGCATCCTAGTGAATGA
- the LOC126634456 gene encoding uncharacterized protein LOC126634456 isoform X2, with product MQTLSVAFPPMSARVVTVRASVDTQQRLSYNRNAPRKIQKSESPATAKPPPTVTLTTTTTRTADSVVDLLKRTPQGETVQKDELYLGYERWSPTSTKVQKRLPSPPQVQKPRSVLNAASLAYIGDCIYELYARRHFLFPPLNIEEYNDRVMAVVRCEAQDALLRKLLSDDFLSEEERNVLRWGKNIGSAKTRTKKRAGSAAYNRASSLEALIISEEPKEVNGTHPSE from the exons ATGCAAACTCTATCAGTGGCTTTTCCGCCGATGAGTGCGAGAGTAGTGACAGTGAGAGCTTCCGTGGATACACAGCAAAGACTCTCGTACAACCGCAACGCCCCAAGAAAGATACAGAAAAGCGAAAGCCCCGCCACCGCCAAACCCCCTCCAACCGTCACACTAACCACCACAACTACCCGAACGGCCGACTCCGTTGTTGACCTCCTCAAACGCACACCTCAAG GGGAAACAGTACAAAAGGATGAGTTATACTTGGGCTATGAGCGATGGTCGCCTACTTCAACAAAGGTACAGAAGCGTTTGCCTAGTCCACCACAGGTACAGAAGCCTCGGTCTGTACTCAATGCGGCATCGCTAGCTTATATCGGTGATTGCATTTACGAG CTATATGCTCGCAGGCATTTTTTGTTTCCTCCCCTGAATATTGAAGAATATAATGATCGTGTGATGGCAGTTGTGCGTTGTGAAGCACAG GATGCACTGCTCCGGAAACTTCTGAGTGATGATTTTTTATCAGAAGAAGAAAG GAATGTTCTCCGGTGGGGAAAGAATATCGGTTCAGCTAAAACGCGAACAAAAAAGCGCGCTGGTTCAGCAGCTTATAACAGAGCATCTTCACTGGAAGCATTG ATAATTTCAGAGGAGCCTAAGGAGGTAAACG GCACGCATCCTAGTGAATGA
- the LOC126634452 gene encoding DEAD-box ATP-dependent RNA helicase 20 isoform X2, whose protein sequence is MSRYDSRSGDPTSYRDRRSDSGFGGATGYGGSARSSSSRRDSDGAESPRKLDLDGLIPFEKNFYVESPEVEKMSEVEVEEYRKRREITVEGRDVPKPIKSFRDTGFPEYVLEEVTKAGFVEPTPIQAQGWPMALKGRDLIGIAETGSGKTLAYLLPAIVHVNAQPILSPGDGPIVLVLAPTRELAVQIQQEATKFGSSSKIKSTCIYGGVPKGPQVRDLQKGVEIVIATPGRLIDMMESHHTNLRRVTYLVLDEADRMLDMGFDPQIRKIVSQIRPDRQTLYWSATWPKEVEQLARQFLYNPYKVIIGSPDLKANHSIRQIVDIITENQKYNKLVKLLEDIMDGSRILIFMDTKKGCDQITRQLRMDGWPALSIHGDKSQAERDWVLSEFKAGKSPIMTATDVAARGLGFGVHRICLWSLVGKNC, encoded by the exons ATGAGCCGCTACGACAGCCGCTCCGGCGACCCTACTTCCTACCGTGACCGGAGAAG TGATTCCGGTTTTGGTGGGGCAACCGGCTATGGTGGCTCAGCACGGTCTTCGTCAAGCAGGAGGGATAGTGATGGTGCTGAGTCACCAAGGAagttggatttggatggattgaTACCTTTTGAGAAGAATTTCTATGTTGAGTCGCCTGAAGTGGAAAAAATGTCAGAGGTTGAGGTTGAGGAATATAGGAAACGGAGGGAAATTACTGTTGAAGGCCGGGATGTTCCAAAACCCATCAAGAGTTTCCGTGACACTGGGTTTCCag AATACGTTTTGGAAGAAGTTACAAAGGCTGGATTTGTGGAACCTACACCAATCCAAGCTCAAGGATGGCCAATGGCTTTGAAAGGTCGTGATCTCATTGGTATTGCTGAAACAGGATCAGGGAAGACACTAGCCTACCTGTTGCCTGCAATCGTCCATGTCAATGCCCAACCAATTCTAT CTCCTGGAGATGGCCCGATAGTTCTAGTTTTAGCTCCAACCCGTGAACTTGCTGTTCAAATCCAACAAGAGGCTACTAAATTTGGTTCATCGTCAAAAATTAAAAGCACATGCATATATGGTGGGGTTCCAAAGGGACCTCAAGTTCGTGATCTGCAGAAAG GAGTTGAGATTGTAATTGCTACACCAGGAAGATTGATTGATATGATGGAATCACATCATACCAACTTGCGAAGGGTCACTTACCTTGTATTGGACGAAGCCGATCGGATGCTAGACATGGGGTTTGACCCTCAGATAAGGAAGATTGTTTCACAG ATTCGCCCAGACCGTCAAACATTATACTGGAGTGCTACCTGGCCAAAGGAGGTTGAACAACTGGCGAGGCAGTTCCTTTACAACCCATACAAA GTGATAATAGGCTCTCCAGATTTGAAAGCTAACCATTCGATCCGCCAAATCGTTGACATAATTACTGAAAATCAGAAATATAACAA ATTGGTAAAGTTGCTCGAGGATATCATGGATGGCAGCAGAATATTGATATTCATGGATACTAAGAAAGGATGTGATCAGATCACTCGGCAGCTCCGCATGGATGGTTGGCCTGCTCTTTCGATTCATGGTGACAAGAGTCAAGCAGAAAGGGATTGGGTCCTCTCCGAGTTTAAAGCAGGCAAGAGCCCCATAATGACTGCAACAGATGTTGCTGCTCGTGGTCTAG GTTTTGGAGTGCATCGGATTTGCCTTTGGTCTTTGGTAGGCAAAAACTGCTAA